In one window of Thermodesulfobacteriota bacterium DNA:
- the aroF gene encoding 3-deoxy-7-phosphoheptulonate synthase, whose amino-acid sequence MIIVLKKDAAEDTVEHVVEKIKGAGLSVHISKGKERTIIGAIGDEALLAGISLEALPGVESVMPILKPYKLVSREFSKEGTVIDVSGVKIGDTELQVIAGPCSVESIDSIVNCATAVQAAGARILRGGAFKPRTSPYDFQGLGADGLKLLAEAKKKTGLPIISELMDPRDTELLCEYVDIVQIGARNMQNFRLLTEVGRAKKPVLLKRGLSATIKEFLMSAEYIASQGNTQIILCERGIRTFETSTRNTLDLSAVPVLKEETHLPVFIDPSHGAGRWGLVAPLAKAAVAVGADGLMIEVHTDPENALCDGAQSLKPSKFALLMDDLRKVAVAVGRTL is encoded by the coding sequence ATGATAATCGTTCTTAAGAAAGACGCTGCAGAGGACACCGTCGAGCACGTGGTCGAGAAGATAAAGGGGGCCGGCCTCTCGGTCCACATATCAAAGGGCAAGGAGAGGACCATTATAGGCGCCATAGGCGACGAGGCGCTCCTTGCCGGCATCTCCCTCGAGGCCCTTCCCGGGGTCGAGAGCGTGATGCCGATATTGAAGCCCTACAAGCTCGTAAGCCGCGAGTTCAGCAAGGAAGGCACGGTCATAGACGTAAGCGGCGTGAAGATAGGCGATACGGAGCTCCAGGTCATTGCCGGACCGTGCAGCGTCGAGAGCATAGACTCCATAGTGAACTGCGCAACCGCGGTCCAGGCCGCGGGCGCCAGGATACTCAGGGGCGGCGCCTTCAAGCCCAGGACGTCGCCGTACGACTTCCAGGGACTGGGCGCGGACGGCTTGAAGCTCCTGGCCGAGGCCAAGAAGAAGACCGGGCTTCCCATAATAAGCGAGCTCATGGACCCGAGGGACACAGAGCTGCTCTGCGAATACGTGGACATAGTGCAGATAGGCGCGCGGAACATGCAGAACTTCCGGCTCCTCACAGAGGTGGGAAGGGCCAAGAAGCCCGTGCTACTCAAAAGGGGCCTTTCCGCTACGATAAAAGAGTTCCTCATGTCCGCCGAGTACATAGCCTCTCAGGGCAACACCCAGATAATACTCTGCGAGCGCGGCATAAGGACCTTCGAGACCTCGACAAGGAACACGCTGGACTTGAGCGCCGTTCCCGTATTGAAGGAGGAAACACACCTCCCGGTCTTCATAGACCCGAGCCACGGGGCCGGCAGGTGGGGGCTCGTGGCCCCGCTCGCCAAGGCGGCGGTCGCCGTCGGCGCCGACGGCCTCATGATAGAGGTCCACACCGACCCCGAGAACGCGCTCTGCGACGGCGCCCAGTCGCTTAAGCCCAGCAAGTTCGCCCTCCTCATGGACGACCTGAGAAAAGTAGCGGTCGCGGTGGGAAGGACACTCTAA
- a CDS encoding glycosyltransferase family 39 protein, translating into MSLATNNPAGDGAAGARQYMAWLIVIAVSIVCASIRIHLLDVPLERDEGEYAYAAQLLLNGIPPYEHMHTMKLPGVFGAYAIFMLAFGQSTEAIHLGLTLLNALTSVLVFLLARKFLEPLPSAFSSAFFSILSMNSAFLGLSANAEHFAVLFIVAGALFLFKSMEAGKAFFFFLCGLFFGVAFLMKQHAVFFMGLPVVYLSAFLLRTHAYPFGKRLSRTFLFVAGAGLPFGLTCLVFMLWGVFDKFFFWTFSYASKYVSLISLSDGLSNLGDAFSLMKDSALPLLAIAGAGLFFPPHGESARSARIFFWSFLVISAISILPGLYFRSHYFILVLPAAALFFGAAVSRVKGVLERYGLRRAGWALACVFLLVLAYPLYKERTLLFFSSPDEISRIIYGANPFPESVGIARYIRENSGPDDRVAVLGSEPQIYFLSNRLSATGYIYMYPIVEGHAYSSTMEMELRNDIAEGKPLFLVYVNIPVSWGITNESMPKIADWFSRFDLSGYSLEGVVEIKRGGPQYYWSRFTNVDYSAKDFQGQAVYVLKRIS; encoded by the coding sequence ATGAGCTTAGCCACAAATAACCCTGCCGGAGACGGGGCTGCCGGAGCGCGCCAGTACATGGCGTGGTTGATAGTCATAGCCGTCTCTATCGTCTGCGCCTCCATAAGGATACACCTTCTCGATGTCCCGCTTGAGCGGGACGAGGGCGAATACGCTTACGCTGCGCAGCTCCTGCTTAACGGCATCCCCCCATACGAGCACATGCACACGATGAAGCTGCCTGGCGTTTTCGGAGCATACGCCATCTTCATGCTCGCTTTCGGTCAGAGCACCGAGGCCATCCATCTCGGTCTTACGCTTTTGAACGCGTTGACGTCCGTGCTAGTATTCCTCCTCGCCAGAAAGTTTTTGGAGCCGCTCCCGAGCGCTTTTTCCAGCGCCTTTTTCTCGATACTCTCCATGAACTCCGCTTTTCTCGGCCTTTCCGCAAATGCCGAGCATTTCGCCGTCCTCTTCATCGTCGCCGGCGCGCTCTTCCTTTTCAAAAGCATGGAGGCCGGCAAGGCGTTCTTTTTCTTCCTCTGCGGCCTTTTTTTCGGCGTTGCTTTCCTGATGAAGCAGCACGCGGTCTTTTTCATGGGGCTGCCCGTCGTATACCTGTCAGCCTTTTTGCTGCGTACCCACGCATACCCCTTCGGCAAGAGATTATCCCGAACATTTCTCTTCGTCGCCGGAGCTGGCCTGCCATTCGGCCTGACCTGCCTGGTCTTCATGCTGTGGGGGGTTTTCGATAAGTTCTTCTTCTGGACTTTTTCATATGCTTCCAAGTACGTTTCGTTAATAAGCCTCTCCGACGGCCTTTCGAACCTGGGAGATGCCTTCTCTCTTATGAAGGACTCCGCATTGCCACTGCTGGCCATTGCCGGAGCGGGACTGTTCTTTCCGCCTCATGGAGAGAGCGCGCGCTCCGCGCGCATCTTTTTCTGGTCCTTCCTCGTTATTTCAGCCATCTCGATATTGCCGGGTCTTTATTTCAGGTCGCATTATTTCATACTCGTACTTCCGGCAGCCGCTCTCTTTTTCGGAGCGGCGGTCTCGCGCGTGAAGGGAGTTCTGGAAAGATACGGGTTAAGGCGCGCCGGATGGGCCCTGGCGTGCGTTTTCCTCCTCGTCCTGGCGTATCCGCTGTACAAGGAGAGGACCTTGCTCTTTTTTTCGTCGCCCGATGAGATATCGAGGATTATTTACGGCGCAAACCCTTTCCCGGAATCCGTAGGGATAGCCAGATATATAAGAGAGAATTCGGGTCCGGATGACAGGGTAGCAGTCCTTGGCTCCGAGCCGCAGATATATTTCCTCTCGAACAGGCTTTCAGCAACAGGGTATATCTACATGTATCCGATCGTAGAGGGTCACGCTTATTCGAGTACGATGGAAATGGAGTTAAGGAATGACATCGCGGAAGGCAAGCCGCTCTTTCTCGTCTACGTCAATATACCGGTCTCCTGGGGGATTACCAATGAGAGTATGCCTAAAATAGCAGACTGGTTTTCAAGGTTCGATCTCAGCGGCTACAGCCTTGAGGGTGTAGTCGAGATAAAGCGGGGCGGGCCGCAGTACTACTGGAGCAGGTTTACGAACGTGGACTATTCCGCCAAAGATTTCCAGGGCCAGGCGGTATACGTGCTGAAAAGAATTTCCTGA
- a CDS encoding acetyl-CoA carboxylase carboxyltransferase subunit alpha, which yields MYRHWLEFEKPVEELEKKIDELRAFEASGNARSSEDIAKLEKKTKALLKELYGKLSPQQITQVARHPYRPYTLDYIQNVFEDFIELHGDRTFRDDPAIAGGLARLDGEAVVVLGQQKGRNTKEKVHRNFGMPNPEGYRKAKRLFELAERFNLPVFTFIDTPGAYPGIGAEERGQSEAIATNLMVMSRLKVPVIATVIGEGGSGGALAIGVADRVNMMEFATYSVISPEGCAAILWKDGAKADLAAKALKIDAGELLKLGVIDKVVKEPVGGAHRDPAAAFKSLKSAILPQLKELKEMDAGSLVEARYRKFRSMGFFAEPKK from the coding sequence ATGTACAGGCACTGGCTTGAATTTGAAAAGCCCGTTGAGGAGCTCGAAAAGAAGATAGACGAGCTCAGGGCCTTCGAGGCTTCCGGCAACGCCCGCTCGTCCGAGGACATAGCCAAGCTCGAAAAGAAGACCAAGGCCCTGTTAAAGGAGCTGTACGGCAAGCTCTCGCCGCAGCAGATAACGCAGGTGGCGAGGCACCCTTACAGGCCGTATACGCTCGACTACATCCAGAACGTCTTCGAGGACTTCATCGAGCTCCACGGCGACAGGACCTTCAGGGACGACCCGGCCATAGCCGGCGGCCTCGCGCGGCTCGATGGCGAGGCCGTGGTGGTGCTGGGCCAGCAGAAGGGGCGGAACACAAAGGAAAAGGTCCACAGGAACTTCGGCATGCCGAACCCAGAGGGCTACAGGAAGGCGAAAAGGCTTTTTGAGCTCGCCGAGAGGTTCAATCTGCCGGTATTCACCTTCATCGACACTCCCGGCGCATACCCCGGGATCGGCGCCGAGGAAAGGGGGCAGTCCGAGGCGATAGCGACGAACCTGATGGTCATGTCCAGGCTCAAGGTGCCTGTCATTGCGACGGTCATCGGCGAGGGCGGGAGCGGCGGCGCGCTCGCCATAGGGGTGGCAGACAGGGTGAACATGATGGAGTTCGCGACATATTCCGTCATATCCCCGGAGGGCTGCGCAGCCATACTCTGGAAGGACGGGGCAAAGGCGGACCTGGCTGCAAAGGCCCTCAAGATCGACGCCGGGGAGCTATTGAAGCTCGGAGTCATCGACAAGGTCGTGAAAGAGCCTGTAGGAGGCGCGCACAGGGACCCGGCAGCCGCGTTCAAAAGCCTCAAATCTGCCATATTGCCGCAGCTGAAGGAGCTTAAGGAGATGGACGCGGGGTCGCTCGTGGAGGCGAGATACCGGAAATTCCGCTCAATGGGCTTCTTCGCTGAGCCTAAAAAATGA
- the hisC gene encoding histidinol-phosphate transaminase, with protein sequence MRKLNLQVPRNISSLVPYPPGKPIEELERELGIKGSIKLASNENPLGPSKKAIEAAAGALAGLHRYPDGSCYYLKEKLSSMLGVSGEMMTFGNGSNEIIELLIRAFLRPGDEAVMGEPSFAVYPIAIKAAGGVARPVPLKEMRHDLKAMAAAITNKTRLVFIANPNNPTGTMVTGAEFAEFMGKVPDGVIVCVDEAYYEFVMGKDFPDTLSYINEGRAVVMLRTFSKIYGLAGLRIGYGVAHPELIGFMDRVRQPFNVNTLAQVAAIAALDDREHLEKTRENNALGLRLLMGELRGMGYECVDTEANFFLVKVGDGKGVYESLLRKGVIVRPMASYGMPEYIRITVGLPEENMRFLGAFREAVRR encoded by the coding sequence ATGCGGAAACTCAACTTACAGGTCCCTCGGAACATAAGCTCGCTCGTCCCGTATCCTCCGGGCAAGCCCATTGAGGAGCTCGAGCGCGAACTGGGCATAAAGGGCTCGATAAAGCTCGCCTCTAACGAGAACCCGCTCGGCCCTTCAAAAAAGGCGATCGAGGCGGCTGCCGGGGCGCTTGCCGGGCTCCACAGGTACCCGGACGGCTCCTGCTATTACCTCAAGGAAAAACTCTCGTCCATGCTCGGCGTATCCGGCGAGATGATGACCTTCGGGAACGGCTCGAACGAGATAATCGAGCTTCTTATCCGCGCTTTCCTGAGGCCCGGCGACGAGGCCGTCATGGGAGAGCCCTCTTTCGCGGTCTACCCCATAGCCATAAAAGCCGCGGGGGGAGTGGCAAGGCCTGTGCCGCTTAAGGAGATGAGGCACGACCTCAAGGCGATGGCCGCCGCCATAACGAATAAAACGAGGCTCGTCTTCATCGCGAACCCGAATAACCCCACAGGGACGATGGTCACCGGCGCAGAGTTCGCCGAGTTCATGGGGAAAGTGCCCGATGGCGTAATCGTCTGCGTCGACGAGGCCTATTACGAGTTCGTGATGGGCAAGGACTTCCCTGACACGCTCTCATACATAAACGAAGGGCGCGCCGTCGTGATGCTCCGCACCTTCTCCAAGATATACGGCCTTGCGGGCCTCAGGATTGGCTACGGGGTCGCGCACCCGGAGCTGATCGGATTCATGGACAGGGTGCGCCAGCCCTTCAACGTAAACACGCTGGCGCAGGTCGCCGCCATCGCCGCGCTCGACGACCGCGAGCACCTCGAAAAAACGAGGGAGAATAACGCGCTGGGGCTCCGGCTCCTCATGGGCGAGCTCCGGGGCATGGGCTACGAATGCGTTGACACCGAGGCTAACTTCTTCCTCGTTAAGGTCGGCGACGGGAAGGGCGTCTATGAGTCGCTTTTAAGGAAGGGCGTCATCGTGAGGCCGATGGCAAGCTACGGCATGCCTGAATACATACGGATAACAGTGGGCCTTCCCGAGGAGAACATGAGATTTCTTGGTGCGTTCAGGGAAGCAGTCCGCCGTTAG
- a CDS encoding DNA polymerase III subunit alpha, whose product MHHANFVHLHLHTQYSLLDGAIRPEALIALAKEQRMPAVAVTDHGNLFGAVEFYQKAMQKGVKPIIGCELYVAPGSRLEKTAIKGEYAFHLVLLVKNLKGYQNLCKLLSRAYIEGFYYKPRVDKELLREHSEGLIALSACLHGEVAYNISIGQKEAAEKAASEYKAMFPDRRFYLEIQHNGIDEQERVNRELIALGKKLEIPLVATNDCHYLRKEDSRVHDVLLCIQTGTTVNAPNRMRFSTDEFYVKSPEEMNEAFKDTPEAIANTIEIAERCNFELTLGKNHLPEFPVPEGETLDSMIDARARAGLEKRLDAMRKLGADVEPVKWQYYDRLEKELKVIKGMGFPGYFLIVTDFIDYAKSRDIPVGPGRGSAAGSLVAWSLGITNLDPIKYNLLFERFLNPDRISLPDIDIDFCFERRDEVIKYVTEKYGADKVTQIITFGQMKAKACIRDVGRALDMPYGDVDKIAKLVPNTLNITIQEAVSQEPRLKELYEKDPKIKDLLDTAVALEGLPRHASTHAAGVVISNRPLDEYMPLYKQQKDDSVTTQFTMKDVEKVGLVKFDFLGLKTLTVIDKTIKLVKSNRGVDIDIENLPLGDSKTYELVASGNSNGIFQLESSGMKELLRKLKPTTFEDMVAAVALYRPGPLQSGMVDDFINRKHKRTAIVYEVPELKGILENTYGVMVYQEQVMEIAKVLAGYTPGDADVLRKAMGKKLPEEMLDQRKKFLDGSIKKKIDQKKAEKIFDLMAKFAGYGFNKSHSAAYALIAYQTAYLKAHYTVEFMAALLGSDMGNTDQVVKYINECKEIGIAVAPPDLNESSMEFTVSGSRIRFGLAAIKNVGASAIEEIMRVREDEKFTSFIDFLSRVDSRKVNKKVVESLIKCGAFDFTGEKRAALAAGLDSAMDAAQSMQRDREQGQSSLFDAMGGGAPSPARAAPGSTNMEEWGNKELLAYEKETLGFFFSSHPLAGYRRELALYALPIETLSEKNNEDEVTVGGIIAEMKEITTKKGDRMAFARIEDLTGSVETVIFSDLYRKSKEVISGGSPLIVTGRLDKEEDEMKLIASDISSIEDATAMEKKLKARNTHIHAPADVLSGEKLNGLKKIIQENPGTSQVILHLVYADNGEVIIGVNEQLKLSPLGPAISRIKELIDGAEVKII is encoded by the coding sequence ATGCACCACGCCAATTTCGTACACCTCCACCTTCATACCCAGTACAGTCTCCTTGACGGAGCCATAAGGCCAGAGGCCCTCATAGCGCTCGCAAAGGAGCAGAGGATGCCCGCGGTCGCGGTCACGGACCACGGCAACCTCTTCGGGGCCGTCGAGTTCTACCAGAAGGCCATGCAGAAGGGCGTAAAGCCCATAATCGGCTGCGAGCTCTATGTCGCGCCCGGGAGCCGCCTTGAGAAGACGGCCATAAAGGGCGAGTATGCCTTCCATCTGGTATTGCTGGTCAAGAACCTCAAGGGCTACCAGAACCTCTGCAAGCTCCTCTCCAGGGCATACATCGAAGGTTTCTATTACAAGCCGAGGGTGGACAAGGAGCTTCTCCGTGAGCATAGCGAGGGGCTCATAGCCCTGAGCGCCTGCCTGCACGGCGAGGTCGCCTATAACATCTCCATAGGCCAGAAGGAGGCCGCTGAAAAGGCGGCCTCGGAATACAAGGCCATGTTCCCGGACAGGCGCTTTTACCTGGAGATACAGCATAACGGGATAGACGAGCAGGAGAGGGTGAACCGCGAGCTTATTGCGCTCGGTAAAAAGCTCGAGATACCGCTCGTCGCGACGAACGACTGCCATTACCTGAGGAAAGAGGACTCCAGGGTCCATGACGTCCTCCTATGCATACAGACCGGCACCACCGTGAACGCGCCGAACCGGATGCGCTTCTCTACCGACGAGTTCTATGTGAAGTCCCCGGAGGAGATGAACGAGGCATTCAAGGACACGCCAGAGGCCATCGCGAACACTATCGAGATAGCCGAGCGGTGCAACTTCGAGCTCACGCTCGGGAAGAACCACCTGCCCGAGTTCCCGGTGCCCGAGGGCGAGACGCTCGATTCGATGATAGACGCGAGGGCCAGGGCAGGGCTTGAAAAGAGGCTGGACGCCATGCGGAAGCTGGGCGCCGACGTGGAGCCCGTCAAATGGCAGTATTACGACCGCCTTGAGAAGGAGCTAAAGGTCATAAAGGGCATGGGCTTCCCGGGCTACTTCCTCATAGTCACCGACTTCATCGACTACGCGAAGAGCAGGGACATACCGGTCGGCCCGGGCAGGGGCTCGGCGGCAGGGAGCCTTGTCGCGTGGTCGCTCGGAATAACCAACCTCGACCCCATAAAATACAACCTGCTCTTCGAGAGGTTCCTCAACCCGGACAGGATATCTCTCCCCGATATCGACATCGACTTCTGCTTCGAAAGAAGGGACGAGGTCATAAAGTACGTAACCGAGAAGTACGGGGCGGACAAGGTCACCCAGATAATAACCTTCGGCCAGATGAAGGCCAAGGCCTGCATAAGGGACGTTGGAAGGGCACTTGACATGCCCTACGGCGACGTGGACAAGATCGCCAAGCTCGTCCCGAACACCCTGAACATCACCATACAGGAGGCGGTATCGCAGGAGCCGCGGCTCAAGGAGCTATATGAGAAGGACCCGAAGATAAAGGACCTCCTTGATACGGCCGTCGCCCTTGAGGGCCTCCCGCGCCACGCCTCGACCCACGCCGCGGGCGTTGTCATATCGAACAGGCCGCTTGACGAGTACATGCCCCTCTACAAGCAGCAGAAGGACGACTCGGTAACGACGCAGTTCACGATGAAGGACGTCGAGAAGGTCGGTCTGGTTAAGTTCGACTTCCTGGGCCTCAAGACCCTTACCGTCATAGACAAGACCATAAAGCTCGTGAAATCCAACAGGGGCGTGGACATCGACATCGAAAACCTGCCCCTCGGCGATTCAAAGACCTACGAGCTCGTGGCAAGCGGAAATTCCAACGGCATCTTCCAGCTTGAAAGCTCCGGCATGAAGGAGCTTCTGAGGAAGTTGAAGCCCACGACCTTCGAGGACATGGTCGCCGCGGTCGCCCTCTACAGGCCGGGCCCGCTTCAGAGCGGCATGGTCGACGACTTCATCAACAGGAAGCACAAGAGGACGGCAATCGTCTACGAGGTGCCGGAACTAAAGGGCATACTCGAGAACACCTACGGCGTCATGGTCTACCAGGAGCAGGTCATGGAGATAGCCAAGGTGCTCGCCGGCTACACGCCGGGGGACGCGGACGTCCTCCGGAAAGCCATGGGCAAGAAGCTCCCGGAAGAGATGCTCGACCAGAGGAAGAAGTTCCTCGACGGCTCGATCAAAAAGAAGATAGACCAGAAGAAGGCCGAGAAGATTTTCGACCTCATGGCCAAGTTCGCGGGCTACGGCTTCAACAAGAGCCACAGCGCGGCCTACGCCCTCATAGCCTACCAGACGGCGTATCTCAAGGCCCATTACACGGTCGAGTTCATGGCCGCGCTCCTGGGCTCTGACATGGGCAATACCGACCAGGTCGTGAAATACATAAACGAGTGCAAGGAAATCGGTATAGCCGTGGCCCCGCCCGACCTGAACGAGAGCTCGATGGAGTTCACGGTCTCAGGCAGCAGGATAAGGTTCGGCCTCGCGGCGATAAAGAACGTCGGCGCGTCCGCGATTGAAGAGATAATGAGGGTCAGGGAGGATGAGAAGTTCACGTCTTTCATCGATTTCCTCTCCAGGGTCGATTCGAGGAAGGTGAACAAGAAAGTGGTCGAGAGCCTCATAAAATGCGGCGCCTTCGACTTTACCGGCGAGAAGAGGGCCGCTCTCGCGGCAGGGCTCGACTCCGCGATGGACGCGGCGCAGTCGATGCAGCGCGACAGGGAGCAGGGGCAGTCGTCACTTTTCGACGCGATGGGCGGCGGCGCGCCCTCTCCGGCAAGGGCGGCGCCAGGCTCGACTAACATGGAAGAGTGGGGGAACAAGGAGCTCCTTGCCTACGAAAAGGAGACCCTGGGCTTTTTCTTCTCGTCGCACCCGCTCGCCGGGTACAGGCGCGAGCTCGCCCTCTACGCCCTGCCCATAGAGACCCTTTCCGAGAAAAACAACGAGGACGAGGTCACGGTCGGCGGCATAATAGCCGAGATGAAGGAGATAACGACAAAGAAGGGCGACCGCATGGCGTTCGCCCGGATAGAGGACCTTACCGGCTCGGTCGAGACGGTCATATTCTCGGACCTCTACAGGAAATCGAAAGAGGTCATCTCAGGCGGCTCACCCCTCATCGTGACGGGCAGGCTCGACAAGGAAGAGGACGAGATGAAGCTCATAGCCTCGGATATCTCCTCCATCGAGGACGCGACGGCAATGGAGAAGAAATTGAAGGCCAGGAACACGCACATACACGCGCCCGCGGACGTTTTGTCCGGAGAGAAGCTCAACGGGCTTAAGAAGATAATACAGGAGAACCCCGGCACCTCGCAGGTCATACTCCACCTCGTGTACGCGGACAACGGAGAGGTGATAATCGGGGTGAACGAGCAGTTGAAACTGAGCCCGCTCGGCCCCGCCATTTCGAGGATAAAGGAACTTATAGACGGGGCCGAGGTAAAAATAATATAG
- the pheA gene encoding prephenate dehydratase: MPVTKSIKELRDEIDAVDLEILALLNRRAGFVIEVGKLKEREGKDFYVPEREQEVLRKLMERNTGPLPEQAIKNVFREIMSASLSLEKPLRVAFLGPVATFTHQACIQHFGLSGEFIPKKDIADVFEDVEKGRAVFGVVPIENSTEGVVSHTLDMFVGSNLKIYAEVMLEISLALLNKSGKISDIAKICSHPHAIAQCKNWVKGNLPNALVFDVSSTALAAKMAAEDPSTAAVASIAAASLYDLRVIEKNIEDSPNNFTRFLVIGKNFARKTGRDKTSIMFAIKDAPGALYTMLKPFASRGINLTKIESRPLKTKAWEYVFFVDLDGHISDEPVRDAIAELEKSCSFLKTLGSYPKSQLS; encoded by the coding sequence ATGCCTGTAACCAAAAGCATAAAGGAACTTAGGGACGAAATAGACGCCGTAGACCTCGAAATACTCGCGCTTCTTAACAGGAGAGCGGGTTTTGTCATCGAGGTCGGCAAGCTCAAGGAGCGCGAGGGCAAAGACTTCTACGTGCCTGAAAGGGAGCAGGAAGTCCTCAGAAAGCTCATGGAAAGGAACACCGGCCCTCTCCCAGAACAGGCCATAAAGAACGTATTCAGGGAGATAATGAGCGCGTCCCTCTCGCTTGAGAAGCCGCTCAGGGTGGCCTTCCTCGGGCCTGTCGCCACCTTCACGCACCAGGCCTGCATACAGCACTTCGGCCTCTCCGGCGAGTTCATCCCGAAAAAGGACATAGCCGACGTCTTCGAGGACGTGGAAAAGGGAAGGGCAGTCTTCGGGGTCGTGCCCATCGAGAACTCGACCGAGGGTGTAGTAAGCCACACCCTCGACATGTTCGTGGGCTCCAACCTCAAGATATACGCGGAAGTGATGCTCGAGATTTCCCTTGCGCTCCTCAATAAATCCGGGAAGATATCCGACATAGCCAAGATATGCTCTCACCCGCACGCGATAGCGCAGTGCAAGAACTGGGTCAAGGGTAATCTCCCGAACGCCCTGGTCTTCGACGTCTCATCGACCGCGCTTGCGGCCAAGATGGCCGCGGAGGACCCTTCGACCGCGGCAGTGGCGTCCATCGCCGCCGCAAGCCTCTACGACCTCCGTGTAATAGAAAAGAACATCGAGGACAGCCCGAACAACTTCACCCGCTTCCTCGTAATAGGCAAAAATTTCGCAAGGAAGACCGGGCGGGACAAGACATCCATCATGTTCGCCATAAAAGACGCGCCAGGGGCCCTCTACACGATGCTAAAGCCTTTCGCGTCAAGAGGCATTAATCTCACGAAGATCGAGTCCCGGCCCCTCAAGACAAAGGCCTGGGAATACGTCTTCTTCGTGGACCTCGACGGCCACATATCCGACGAGCCGGTGAGGGACGCCATAGCCGAGCTCGAGAAGTCGTGCTCGTTCCTTAAAACGCTCGGCTCGTACCCGAAATCGCAGCTGTCGTGA
- a CDS encoding NAD-dependent epimerase/dehydratase family protein, with the protein MKKKLLVTGSSGLIGSAVVERFSEEGWDVAGIDNNMRADFFGPAGDTRWNRARLEERYPRFRHIEADIRDRQAMIKAIGDIRPSAIVHAAAQPSHDLAASRPFDDFDVNAGGTLNLLEAARLACPESPFVHLSTNKVYGDAPNELPLVEKEARYDYADPAFENGIPEGMRIDRSKHSLFGASKAAADLMVQEYGRYFGMPTACLRGGCLTGPNHSGVELHGFLSYLVKCNLERKKYKVYGYKGKQVRDNIHSEDVVGFIMRFLGAPRAAEVYNLGGGRGNSVSILEAFSLVESISGIPMEWEYSEENRSGDHICYISDLSKAKAHYPGWEVTRELKAIFIEIAEAWAWRA; encoded by the coding sequence ATGAAAAAGAAACTCCTGGTTACAGGTTCGAGCGGCCTTATCGGGAGCGCGGTCGTCGAGCGCTTCTCCGAGGAGGGCTGGGACGTGGCCGGCATAGACAACAACATGAGGGCCGATTTTTTCGGCCCTGCCGGGGACACGCGCTGGAACCGGGCAAGGCTTGAGGAGCGATACCCGCGGTTCAGGCACATCGAGGCTGACATAAGGGACAGGCAAGCGATGATTAAGGCGATTGGCGACATCAGGCCCTCCGCCATAGTCCATGCCGCGGCCCAGCCGAGCCATGACCTGGCGGCGTCAAGGCCGTTTGACGACTTCGACGTGAACGCCGGAGGGACTCTCAACCTACTCGAGGCGGCAAGGCTCGCCTGCCCCGAATCCCCTTTCGTACACCTCTCGACCAACAAGGTCTACGGTGACGCCCCCAATGAGCTGCCCCTTGTGGAGAAGGAAGCGAGATACGACTACGCGGACCCGGCGTTCGAAAACGGCATCCCGGAAGGCATGAGGATAGACCGGTCGAAGCACTCGCTATTCGGCGCGTCCAAGGCCGCCGCCGACCTGATGGTGCAGGAGTACGGCAGGTACTTCGGGATGCCGACGGCCTGTTTGAGGGGCGGGTGCCTTACCGGCCCAAACCACTCCGGTGTGGAGCTCCACGGGTTTCTGAGCTATCTCGTCAAGTGCAATCTGGAGAGAAAAAAATACAAGGTCTACGGGTATAAGGGGAAGCAGGTCCGCGACAATATCCACTCGGAGGACGTGGTCGGGTTCATCATGCGGTTCCTCGGGGCTCCGAGAGCAGCCGAGGTCTATAACCTGGGCGGCGGGAGGGGGAATTCCGTATCCATACTCGAAGCCTTCAGCCTCGTGGAGTCGATTTCAGGTATACCGATGGAATGGGAATATTCCGAGGAGAACCGCTCAGGCGACCATATCTGCTACATCTCGGACCTGTCGAAGGCAAAGGCGCACTACCCGGGCTGGGAGGTCACAAGGGAACTTAAGGCGATATTCATTGAAATAGCCGAAGCCTGGGCATGGCGGGCTTGA